One Primulina huaijiensis isolate GDHJ02 chromosome 8, ASM1229523v2, whole genome shotgun sequence genomic region harbors:
- the LOC140982246 gene encoding RHOMBOID-like protein 2 has translation MAGEDIENRRGVKNYYSSTSSADAFEERESRWSSWLIPVFVVANVVMFLVVMYANNCPRDLKNRVSSFRGHNDKCAARFLGRFSFQPLRENPLFGPSSATLEKLGALNWNKVVHGHQGWRLISCIWLHAGIIHLLANMMSLVFIGVRLEQQFGFVRVGVIYLLSGFGGSILSSVFIQNQISVGASGALFGLLGAMLSELITNWSIYTNKIVALSTLLFIVLINLAVGFLPHVDNFAHIGGFLAGFLLGFVLLPRPQFGWIERHNLPIGVRAKSRYKAYQYVLWLVSMVLLIVGFTVGLVMLFRGVNGHKRCGWCHYVSCVPTSKWECDEP, from the exons ATGGCGGGTGAGGATATAGAGAACAGAAGAGGGGTGAAAAACTACTATTCTTCGACTTCAAGCGCGGACGCGTTTGAGGAGAGGGAAAGCCGGTGGTCTTCGTGGCTGATTCCAGTGTTTGTGGTGGCTAATGTTGTGATGTTTCTGGTCGTGATGTATGCGAACAATTGTCCGAGGGATTTGAAGAACAGGGTTTCGAGTTTCCGTGGTCACAATGACAAGTGTGCGGCTAGGTTTCTTGGGAGATTCTCATTCCAGCCGTTGAGGGAGAATCCTCTATTTGGGCCTTCTTCTGCAAC ATTAGAGAAGTTGGGTGCTCTTAATTGGAATAAAGTGGTGCACGGCCATCAAGGCTGGAGGCTTATCTCATGTATCTGGTTACATGCTGGCATTATACATCTTCTGGCAAACATGATGAGCCTCGTCTTCATTGGGGTTCGACTTGAGCAGCAATTTGGCTTTG TGCGAGTTGGCGTCATCTATTTGCTATCTGGATTCGGTGGGAGCATATTATCATCTGTATTTATTCAAAACCAAATCTCTGTTGGTGCCTCTGGCGCACTTTTTGGACTTCTAGGAGCCATGCTTTCCGAGTTGATCACAAACTGGTCTATATACACTAACAAG ATCGTGGCATTATCAACCCTTTTGTTTATAGTCTTGATTAATCTAGCAGTTGGGTTTCTTCCACATGTTGACAACTTTGCCCATATCGGAGGATTCTTGGCCGGATTCTTGCTTGGCTTTGTTCTTCTACCTCGTCCGCAGTTCGGGTGGATCGAACGACATAATCTTCCCATCGGGGTTCGTGCAAAATCTAGGTACAAGGCTTACCAATATGTACTTTGGTTGGTGTCTATGGTATTGCTAATTGTCGG ATTCACGGTGGGACTCGTGATGCTATTCCGGGGAGTGAACGGACACAAGCGTTGCGGTTGGTGCCACTACGTGAGCTGCGTCCCAACTTCGAAATGGGAATGCGATGAACCTTGA
- the LOC140983039 gene encoding CEN-like protein 1: MSRLAETLRVGRIIGEVINSFDPCVHLNVIYNENKHVSNGHELMPAAVATKPRVEIGGEDMRASYTLVMTDPDAPSPSDPYLREHVHWIVTDIPGTTDASFGREVVCYEKPKPTIGIHRYAFVVFKQKARYSVKYLPSSRDHFNTRRFAQENCLDFPVAALYFNAQRETACRKR; this comes from the exons ATGTCGAGGCTTGCGGAAACCCTTCGTGTAGGAAGGATTATAGGAGAAGTGATCAATAGTTTCGATCCTTGTGTGCATTTAAATGTGATATATAATGAGAACAAACATGTCTCCAATGGACATGAACTCATGCCTGCTGCTGTGGCTACGAAGCCTAGGGTCGAGATAGGTGGAGAAGACATGAGGGCCTCTTATACTCTT GTCATGACTGATCCGGATGCTCCGAGTCCGAGTGACCCGTACTTGAGGGAACACGTCCACTG GATAGTTACAGATATTCCTGGCACTACTGATGCTTCTTTTG GGAGAGAAGTTGTATGCTATGAGAAGCCGAAGCCAACGATAGGCATCCATCGATACGCATTCGTTGTTTTCAAGCAGAAAGCGAGGTACAGCGTGAAGTACCTACCTTCTTCAAGGGATCACTTCAACACAAGGAGATTTGCGCAAGAAAATTGCCTGGATTTTCCGGTTGCTGCACTCTACTTTAATGCACAAAGAGAGACCGCCTGCAGGAAAAGATGA
- the LOC140983038 gene encoding E3 ubiquitin-protein ligase XBAT33-like: protein MGNSFGCSASGERLVSAARDGDFVEAKMLLDCNPCLAKYSTFGGLNSPLHFAAAKGHIEIVALLLENGADVNTRNYCGQTALMQACGHGHWEVVQTLILFRCNVTRADYLSGRTALHFAAVNGHLRCIRLVVADFVPSVPFKAVNSQTNGDGSGGANDKTNALSKFVNKAADGGITALHMAALNGYFDCVQLLLDLHANVSAVTFHYGTSMDLIGAGSTPLHYAACGGNLKCCQILLARGASRLALNCNGWIPLDVARMWRRHWLEPLLKPNSDLPIQVFPPSNYLSLPLMSVLNIARDCGLQTLTTASDDADICVVCIERACSVAAEGCSHELCVRCALYLCSTSNIPSEPSVPPGSIPCPLCRHGIISFVKLPGSSSKEITLPLSLSLCTPCMRHPREPNASEAFGSPDMRKNRVSSITSDMFCPVTCSPFPSVTMPLCTCNEGPCPNFDSGERDPEEESPHRSQSTSSEQEKMDGVRLEKTTCSSMFWGRRSCSREHQCNAEINA, encoded by the exons ATGGGGAATTCTTTTGGGTGTTCAGCTTCAGGGGAGAGATTGGTCTCAGCTGCAAGAGATGGAGATTTTGTTGAGGCAAAGATGTTGTTGGATTGTAATCCATGCCTCGCAAAGTATTCGACCTTTGGTGGATTGAATTCTCCTCTTCATTTTGCTGCCGCAAAAGGCCATATTGAG ATTGTGGCATTGTTACTGGAGAACGGAGCTGATGTTAACACAAGAAATTACTGTGGCCAG ACAGCATTGATGCAAGCTTGTGGACACGGTCACTGGGAAGTTGTTCAAACTCTTATTCTCTTTCGATGCAAT GTTACTAGAGCAGATTATCTTAGTGGGAGGACTGCGCTCCATTTTGCAGCTGTCAATGGTCATTTGCGATGTATAAGACTAGTGGTTGCCGATTTTGTTCCCAGTGTTCCGTTCAAAGCGGTAAATTCTCAAACCAACGGGGATGGAAGTGGTGGTGCTAATGATAAAACCAA TGCTCTCTCCAAATTTGTAAACAAGGCTGCTGATGGTGGTATTACCGCTCTTCACATGGCTGCGTTGAATGGATATTTTGACTGTGTGCAACTCCTACTCGACCTTCACGCAAATGTTTCAGCTGTGACATTccattatggcacgtctatggaTTTGATAG GGGCTGGTAGCACTCCTTTGCATTATGCTGCCTGCGGAGGAAACTTGAAATGCTGCCAG ATCCTTCTTGCAAGAGGCGCCAGTCGTTTGGCATTAAACTGCAACGG ATGGATTCCTCTTGATGTCGCAAGGATGTGGCGACGTCATTGGCTTGAGCCGCTGCTGAAACCTAACTCTGATTTGCCAATCCAAGTGTTTCCACCttctaattatttatcattGCCGCTCATGAGCGTGTTGAATATAGCAAG AGATTGTGGTTTGCAGACCTTAACAACTGCTTCAGACGATGCTGATATTTGTGTCGTTTGCATTGAGCGAGCATGTAGTGTAGCTGCTGAAG GGTGTTCACATGAACTCTGTGTAAGATGTGCTCTCTACCTTTGCTCGACCAGTAACATTCCATCGGAACCATCAGTACCCCCAGGCTCCATTCCCTGCCCTCTTTGTCGACACGGCATCATCTCTTTTGTCAAACTCCCTGGTTCTTCATCAAAGGAGATCACATTACCGTTGTCACTTAGCTTATGCACACCATGCATGCGTCATCCCCGAGAGCCAAATGCATCCGAGGCCTTTGGTTCACCCGATATGCGAAAGAATCGTGTGTCTTCTATTACCTCAGATATGTTTTGCCCTGTAACTTGCAGCCCATTTCCTTCTGTCACCATGCCTTTATGCACGTGCAATGAAGGACCTTGTCCGAATTTTGATTCTGGCGAAAGAGATCCTGAAGAAGAGTCGCCTCATCGTTCACAATCCACATCAAGCGAGCAGGAAAAAATGGACGGTGTGAGATTGGAGAAAACGACTTGTTCAAGTATGTTTTGGGGAAGAAGAAGCTGCAGCAGGGAGCATCAGTGTAATGCAGAAATAAATGCATGA